One part of the Oncorhynchus clarkii lewisi isolate Uvic-CL-2024 chromosome 7, UVic_Ocla_1.0, whole genome shotgun sequence genome encodes these proteins:
- the LOC139414362 gene encoding thiol S-methyltransferase TMT1A-like, producing MRNFLMNFCKLICLAITLPLQLMEFLGLYGMYKRLFPLLAYNITFSYNDKMHENKRNLFRDLCKFCNTDGTLRLLEIGCGSGANFKYYPYGCTVICTDPNPHFEKYLQMSMTASNHLTYESFVVASGEDLMAVQDESVDVVVCTLVLCSVNNVPQVLEEARRILRKGGALYFLEHVESDPSSWIYFFQHMLQPMWYYLGDGCMVTRATWRDLEAAGFSEIQLRHIAAPRVTFMIKPHIIGYAIK from the exons ATGAGGAACTTCTTGATGAACTTCTGCAAGCTAATTTGTTTGGCGATAACCTTACCTCTCCAATTAATGGAGTTTTTGGGCTTATATGGCATGTACAAGCGTTTGTTTCCGCTTCTTGCTTACAATATCACTTTTTCATACAACGACAAAATGCACGAAAACAAGAGGAACCTTTTCCGAGACTTGTGTAAATTCTGCAACACGGACGGTACACTTCGACTTCTGGAGATTGGCTGCGGTAGTGGGGCCAACTTCAAATACTACCCATACGGTTGCACGGTCATTTGCACAGACCCCAACCCTCACTTTGAGAAGTACCTGCAGATGAGTATGACAGCAAGCAACCACCTGACCTATGAAAGCTTTGTGGTTGCCTCAGGAGAGGACCTGATGGCAGTGCAAGATGAGTCAGTGGATGTTGTTGTCTGCACACTTGTGCTGTGTTCTGTCAACAACGTGCCACAGGTACTGGAAGAGGCAAGACGGATACTCCGAAAA GGTGGTGCTCTGTACTTTCTGGAGCATGTAGAGTCAGACCCCTCCTCTTGGATATACTTCTTCCAGCACATGCTCCAGCCGATGTGGTACTACCTGGGGGACGGCTGcatggttaccagggcaacgtggAGAGATCTGGAGGCTGCTGGGTTCTCAGAGATCCAGCTCCGACACATTGCGGCTCCGCGGGTCACTTTCATGATCAAACCACACATTATTGGATATGCCATCAAGTGA